From Nicotiana tabacum cultivar K326 chromosome 15, ASM71507v2, whole genome shotgun sequence, the proteins below share one genomic window:
- the LOC107814167 gene encoding uncharacterized protein LOC107814167, translating to MAQSSDNVVGVDNTFRKKFDKEEYLQRAREREEKETEGKKSKSRGPPVQRKPLKQRDYQVDLESRLGKTQVVTPIAPLSQQAGYFCRVCECVVKDSANYLDHINGKKHQRALGMSMRVERASLEQVQQRFESLKKRKDTGSFTVQDFDERLLKQQQEEEERKRQRREKKKEKKKEKAAEDEPQIDPDVAAMMGFGGFGSSKK from the exons ATGGCTCAATCCAGCGATAAT GTTGTTGGAGTTGATAACACTTTTCGGAAAAAATTCGATAAAGAAGAGTATTTGCAGCGTGCTCGTGAACGTGAAGAGAAG GAGACGGAGGGAAAGAAATCCAAGT CAAGAGGACCTCCAGTACAAAGGAAGCCCTTGAAACAAAGGGATTATCAAGTCGACCTTGAATCTCGCTTGGGAAAGACTCAG GTGGTTACTCCAATTGCACCCCTTAGTCAGCAG GCTGGATACTTTTGCCGAGTTTGTGAATGTGTAGTAAAGGATTCTGCAAACTACTTGGACCATATCAATGGGAAGAAGC aTCAACGAGCATTGGGTATGTCTATGCGGGTAGAACGAGCCTCGCTGGAGCAG GTTCAACAACGATTTGAATCGCTCAAGAAGCGGAAAGATACGGGGAGCTTCACTGTTCAAG ATTTTGATGAGCGGCTGCTGAAACAACAGCAGGAAGAGGAAGAACGGAAAAGACAACGAcgagaaaagaagaaagagaaaaag AAAGAGAAGGCTGCAGAGGATGAACCCCAAATAGACCCTGATGTTGCAGCCATGATGGGATTTGGGGGGTTCGGGTCTTCGAAAAAATGA